One region of Sulfurisphaera ohwakuensis genomic DNA includes:
- the hisC gene encoding histidinol-phosphate transaminase has translation MYPWLIEAEEYSFNDINDGIRLHLNESPFPPPDFIIEEVKKYLHLGNRYQHPSLLERLRELMAEYNRVEPKNIYPTPGGDGALRAVFYNLIQTGDKVVINNPSYSMYKVYASVRGLKLTRVNLIENDNWWKMNFEKFLDEAKNARLVIIDDPNNPTGSPMLKAEEDKVRALAESINGFILIDEAYYEFSGYTVAKLINKYPNLLIVRTLSKAFSLASYRVGYLIGNEEVIKNLMKGATPFDISLPGYIAGITALENPSYVRKIVEEITKNREYLLNGLRKLGLKVYNSLTNFVFVKDERDLLSPLLNKGVAIRKPIIGYYRISVGTKEQVDALLKYLGEIIENSNSK, from the coding sequence ATATATCCTTGGCTAATTGAAGCAGAAGAATATAGCTTCAATGATATAAATGATGGCATAAGGTTACACTTAAATGAATCTCCTTTTCCACCACCAGATTTTATAATAGAGGAAGTAAAGAAATATTTGCATTTAGGTAATAGATATCAACATCCTTCATTACTAGAAAGATTAAGAGAATTAATGGCAGAATATAACAGAGTAGAACCAAAGAATATATATCCAACTCCAGGAGGAGATGGGGCATTAAGGGCAGTATTTTATAACCTTATACAGACTGGAGATAAAGTTGTAATAAATAATCCATCTTATAGCATGTATAAAGTATATGCTTCAGTCAGAGGGTTAAAATTAACTCGAGTAAATCTGATAGAAAATGATAACTGGTGGAAGATGAATTTTGAAAAGTTTTTAGATGAGGCAAAAAATGCAAGACTTGTTATAATTGATGATCCAAATAATCCTACTGGTTCACCTATGTTGAAGGCAGAGGAAGACAAAGTAAGAGCCTTAGCGGAAAGTATTAATGGCTTTATACTTATTGATGAGGCATATTACGAGTTCTCTGGCTATACAGTTGCTAAACTTATTAACAAATATCCTAACCTACTCATAGTAAGAACGTTAAGTAAGGCTTTTTCATTGGCATCCTACAGGGTCGGGTATTTAATTGGGAATGAAGAAGTTATTAAGAATCTAATGAAGGGGGCTACACCATTTGACATTTCGCTACCAGGATACATAGCTGGTATTACGGCTTTAGAAAATCCTTCATATGTTAGAAAAATAGTAGAAGAAATAACTAAGAATAGAGAATACCTTCTTAATGGTCTCAGAAAACTTGGATTAAAAGTATACAATTCCCTTACAAATTTTGTTTTTGTAAAGGATGAGAGAGACCTATTATCCCCATTACTGAATAAGGGTGTAGCGATTAGAAAACCAATTATAGGTTATTATAGGATAAGTGTAGGCACAAAGGAACAAGTTGATGCTCTATTAAAATATTTAGGTGAGATAATTGAAAATAGCAATTCCAAATAA
- the hisG gene encoding ATP phosphoribosyltransferase yields the protein MKIAIPNKGRLKDPVVQFLASVGVKGNFSDDRALIIPTNWEGVQLVMVRTEDIPSIVESGAAELGITGHDYVIESNSDVDELIRLDFGKSKIVLAVPVSWNIDRVEEIKDEIRIATKYYNIAKQYLEKKNIKAKIVKISGAAEVMPSLGAADAIIDVMSTGTTLKLHGLKPLDTILESSAVVIANRNWVKSEEADKINLLLTMMKGALMARNKKMIFMNVPDDKLDKVIASLPAMLSPTLSKLAKSDAWEVITVVDEDLIPEVIAKVKANGARDIVVVNIEKVVK from the coding sequence TTGAAAATAGCAATTCCAAATAAAGGCAGATTAAAAGATCCTGTTGTTCAATTTTTAGCTTCAGTAGGAGTGAAAGGGAATTTCTCCGATGATAGAGCTTTAATAATACCCACTAATTGGGAGGGAGTACAACTAGTTATGGTTAGGACTGAGGATATTCCTAGTATAGTAGAATCTGGTGCCGCAGAGTTAGGAATAACTGGGCATGATTATGTAATTGAGTCAAATTCTGATGTTGATGAATTAATCAGACTTGATTTTGGAAAATCAAAAATTGTCTTAGCTGTTCCAGTGAGTTGGAATATTGACAGAGTTGAAGAAATTAAAGATGAAATAAGGATAGCTACAAAGTACTATAATATCGCAAAACAGTATCTTGAAAAGAAGAATATAAAAGCTAAAATAGTTAAAATCAGTGGTGCTGCAGAAGTAATGCCATCTTTGGGTGCTGCAGATGCTATAATAGATGTTATGAGTACTGGGACTACTCTAAAACTTCATGGCTTAAAACCTTTAGATACAATTTTAGAAAGTAGTGCTGTAGTTATCGCGAATAGAAATTGGGTAAAAAGCGAAGAAGCTGATAAAATAAATTTGCTTTTAACCATGATGAAAGGGGCTTTAATGGCAAGAAATAAGAAAATGATATTTATGAATGTTCCAGATGATAAATTGGATAAAGTTATAGCATCACTTCCAGCTATGCTTTCTCCAACGCTATCAAAACTAGCAAAAAGTGATGCATGGGAAGTTATAACGGTAGTTGATGAAGATCTTATACCGGAAGTAATAGCTAAAGTAAAAGCTAATGGTGCTAGGGATATTGTAGTAGTTAATATAGAGAAAGTGGTGAAATAA